One Pseudorasbora parva isolate DD20220531a chromosome 4, ASM2467924v1, whole genome shotgun sequence genomic region harbors:
- the LOC137072712 gene encoding guanylate-binding protein 4-like, translating to MATVEELLLKALEELTTDKLKKFKWFLKSHGTIPAAVLERKDAIETVDVMVEREGPEGAVKITLDILRKMSENNLAKQLENWTEKKLINQKKDEPRLNSEAYKARLFDKRWSDLVQRVKNVRSIADKLLQQKTIHEEQYSQITRGHLTSADSMREICGIMRSQSDAVKAKFISILQEEEPYLLEDLS from the coding sequence ATGGCGACCGTTGAAGAGCTGCTTCTGAAAGCTCTGGAGGAACTGACCACAGACAAACTAAAGAAGTTTAAGTGGTTCTTAAAGAGTCATGGCACCATTCCAGCTGCTGTTCTGGAGAGAAAAGATGCTATTGAGACAGTGGATGTAATGGTGGAGCGAGAAGGACCAGAAGGAGCCGTGAAGATCACGCTGGACATCCTGAGGAAGATGAGCGAGAACAACCTGGCTAAACAGTTGGAGAACTGGACTGAGAAAAAACTGATAAATCAAAAGAAAGATGAGCCGCGTCTGAATAGTGAGGCGTATAAAGCACGATTGTTTGACAAACGCTGGTCCGATCTCGTTCAGAGAGTTAAAAATGTTAGGAGCATTGCAGATAAACTGCTTCAGCAGAAAACAATTCATGAGGAACAATATTCCCAAATCACACGTGGCCATTTAACCAGTGCAGACAGCATGAGGGAGATCTGTGGCATTATGCGCAGTCAGAGCGACGCTGTGAAAGCTAAATTCATCTCAATTCTTCAGGAAGAGGAGCCTTACCTTTTAGAAGATCTGTCTTGA